The genomic window GTACGGTGGCGGCTGAGGGGGTACCGAAAGTGTAAGCACCACCGGCGTAGACCTTGGCGCATCCTTTACATTTCCAGATACCGACGGCGGTTCTCTTAACGGCGTTCTGTTGGTGTTGTAGTGTAATGAAACGAGATCATATAGGTGATGTTGGatatggtgaagaggatgtggaCGTGTCGAGGTAATCGGTAATTGATTGTAATGAGGAAAATAGAAGGAATGGAAGATAATGATCAGCATACCACTCGCTTGTGTTTGAGTATGTTTTTCACTAACCTTTCCACATGAAGGACAAGCGTATCGAGCGTGTTGAGtgatttccatcttcttgacgCTAATGACCAGGTATCATAGGTCAGCGCTATGTCTTCAAGCATGACTCTGAATAACACAACTCACGTCTTTCTCAAGGAAGCACCGTAACGAGTACCGTATTTACCGGTGACACCGACCTTCTTAGTTCTTTTGGTCTATAAAACATCAAAAGATATGTTAGTTTACTAGATACTCCGGAATGCTGTATCGATGTATAAACATGAGCAAGGGCAAGGGCATGATTCTAAGAAGCACCGATCAAAGTCGACGTGTGGTTGAGACTGCGTTGGTTTGCTGTATTCTGTATTTGATATTTGAAGTCATAGTCGGATCGTTCTTTACTCTTCCATTAAACAATCCTTCTTCCGTTGATGTCCTCACAACACAGCaatctttcccattcttccagCTTTACTTTTGGCCCTCTCTTGTCCGATTCCCATATATACCATCCTCGTCCATTCTTATCTAACTCAAATTGGTTGACGCTCCTTTGCCATGTTGACTTGCGTTGTAGTTGATATATGCCATGCCATCCCTCTCCTACTATCTATCCCACGATGTCCAAACCCATGCCCTTGCTCCTGCGTGTGTTGACGAAGTTGGATGCCTATGACTCACCATTTTTGATAATGTTGGATACGACTtgaaggataaagaagtagaaggtGTGTTTGAGATGAACCTTTAAAAATTAACCTGTTGCAGTCAGAGAGTCTGGTCTGGCTGTGTGTGGTAGCAGAACGTGCGAATGACTGGTGACATTGAGAGCGGAGGGTAAGTGTGGAAAAGCAGCGAGTGTGGCACTCCGAACAAGGCGAAGATAACCTTAGGAGATAAGCCACAATGGTCTCTTAACACCGATGAAAACGCGAATCACCTGcatcctttccctttctcacGTTTTATCCCAAACCCACCTCAGGTTCAGCCTGATACTCCTGTGCCCTGTTATCATGCACACTCCTCGAATCGAGATGGCATCACCACCATTCAAGCTCTGACTCCATCTCCAAGCACTCTCACTCGAACCGACACTAGGGTCGAGGCTAGGACCAACATCGACAGCATCACCTAATCGAATTAGCACGTTTATCATACCTCTCATCACCGTACTCAACAACGAAACATACAATGTCATCGTCCGACAAACCAACTCTATCgtcttcaccatccaacTCCACTCGTAatccacctgctcctacttCATCACGACCAATCCCAACTGCCAACTTGAACAACCTTTCTCTGTTATCCGAATCGTCCACAGGAAGctgggaaagaggaaggatgCACGGTAACGCCCGATCACCCCCAACTCACACATCAAGCTTGGAAGCTGGCTTACCCGGTGCTCCCGGTTCTTCCTCGGCGGAGGGAGGGTTGAATAAACCTTGGCCAGCTAATCAAGGATTGAGTAAACCTGATCCAGCAACTGGCAGAGTCAAATTCCAACCTCAATCTAACATACCTCATTATTCCCGAACACCAAGAGAAGGATATGGTTTTAGACCTACATCCGGATCTACTACACCTACTACCTCTGCTTCTGCATCTGCCTCGGGAAGCTTGGCATACCCTTTCCCATCGATACATCGCTCAACGAgagatgacgaagatgatatggatcataGACCGGATGGTAGATCCATGGATGAACTGAGAACGGAAGTCagagatgaattggataagAATGGACTGTTGATTCAAGCTGCTAGGGGGGTTGTGAAGGATGTAGCGGGAAATGAGggtgaggaaagaggaattgctgatgaagaaggattgggtTGGCCAGGTGAGTACAAAGCACTGCTTCATCGAAGATTTTTGTGTGGTTCCTGTAATGTGGATGGACTGAGTTTTGTGATGTTTCAACAGCCAAATCTACCCATCTCCGACTTCATTCATCGCCAACTGAGAAAGCTGCCAATCTCCAGTTACTCTCTTCGGCCATTCGAACGGTTCTAGAATGTATAGGTGAAGACCCAGATAGAGAGGGATTACAACGTACGCCCGAAAGATACGCCAAGGCTTTGATGTGGATGACAAAAGGATATGAAGAGAGATTGGTAGATGTCATTAACGATGCAGTCTTTGCTGAGGATCACGATGAGATGGTAATTGTTAGAGATATAGAGGTGTTTAGTCTGTGTGAACATCACATGGTCCCTTTTACTGGTAAAGTGAGTTATAATACTAGTATtggattgatcttctcgtcGTTTATCACAATGCAGTGGTTCATGATGATTTTTCTTGCTGATGCTTTTTGGTATACTTGCAGATATCTATCGGTTATATACCCAATAAATTGGTCTTGGGATTGTCCAAACTAGCTAGAATAGCCGAAACGTTCTCTCGAAGATTACAAGTTCAAGAGAGATTGACAAAGCAAGTAGCTCTGGCTGTTGAAGAAGCCATAAGACCTAGAGGTGTAGCTGTTGTGATGGAAGCTTCGTACGTTGCTTGACTTGTCATCCATCTCGATAAGTCTCGTACTAATCCATGAGCTTGGCTTGAACGCAGACACATGTGCATGTCAATGAGAGGTGTACAGAAACCTGGTGCTACCACTGTTACCAGTACGATGCTTGGATGTTTCAGATCGCAGCAGAAGACTAGAGAAGAGGTAAGTTGTGCCGTGCCTTCaagaagaggtggtgatgCTGATAGTCAATGACATTGTAATAGTTCCTCACACTCATCAGAACACCCAGTGTCACTCATCGTTGATCCCTTTTCGACACAGCATAGATAACATAGATCATACGTCTTGTCATCTTATCGTATTCACTTACTTCCCATCTTTGTCCTCAACGGATCATCTTGTTTCGGTtgttctttttctttcaTGTTCAACATCATTTGTAATTATCATATAGCATTCATCTGTACTATCCTATCCTTTCCATACTTAGCCGCCGAGTCCACTTTTTATCAGATAAAAGTATAAACAAATTATAACAGGGTGTATGCATAGACGAACAGTTGGAAATGCGACTGTATATTATTGGCGCCTACGAGTTGAAAGCTGGTCGAATGATAGGCGCCGGATACGGGTTTACCCGGTTACAGCACGAGATGGTGGAGGAATGTCAGTGTCAACGTGCTGTCGTGTCGCCCATCCCTTCCCTCGTCACTACGACGCATGGTCATACTGTCATACGGTCATTATCGATCATCTGGACTGTGCGTCTATTTGATCGACAGGCTATTCAATGTTGAGCAGAGGTATAACAAGACCTTTGAGATATTTGAACAGTCTAAATCATCAAAGTAAAGTTTTACCTTGTTCTACTAGATATCTTTCGATCGCTACTTCAAGACCTTCCAATGTGAGTATATGTCCTCTCGAGGTGTCCATCTAGTGCTACATCGATCGACCTCGAGATCGGCTTTGCTGACCTACTCTTCATCTCAGTCTCCCGCCCTTCAATCGCACAAACGAGAAACCAAATCGGTGAATCGTGCTTTTCAACCTCGAAGGAATATCTGTCTCTGCACTCACTCTCACATCGACGATAGCATAATGTCAAACGCTGTTCCGGGCGGTGCCACTTCTGCACCTGAACAAGAAGGTCACAGGCTACCTACCAATGTCTATCCCAGTGTGAGCTATCTCATGAGTATTGTCACCTATAGCCGGATCATAACTTTCGCAGTGACGATCTTTGTGTTCCCTCATCGTGATCACTTATCTAGGTCATAGCTAACGCCCT from Kwoniella botswanensis chromosome 3, complete sequence includes these protein-coding regions:
- a CDS encoding 60S ribosomal protein L37a, whose translation is MTSNIKYRIQQTNATKRTKKVGVTGKYGTRYGASLRKTVKKMEITQHARYACPSCGKNAVKRTAVGIWKCKGCAKVYAGGAYTFGTPSAATVRSTIRRLREVAEV
- a CDS encoding GTP cyclohydrolase I translates to MSSSDKPTLSSSPSNSTRNPPAPTSSRPIPTANLNNLSLLSESSTGSWERGRMHGNARSPPTHTSSLEAGLPGAPGSSSAEGGLNKPWPANQGLSKPDPATGRVKFQPQSNIPHYSRTPREGYGFRPTSGSTTPTTSASASASGSLAYPFPSIHRSTRDDEDDMDHRPDGRSMDELRTEVRDELDKNGLLIQAARGVVKDVAGNEGEERGIADEEGLGWPAKSTHLRLHSSPTEKAANLQLLSSAIRTVLECIGEDPDREGLQRTPERYAKALMWMTKGYEERLVDVINDAVFAEDHDEMVIVRDIEVFSLCEHHMVPFTGKISIGYIPNKLVLGLSKLARIAETFSRRLQVQERLTKQVALAVEEAIRPRGVAVVMEASHMCMSMRGVQKPGATTVTSTMLGCFRSQQKTREEFLTLIRTPSVTHR